The genome window GGAGGTGAGATACTATtttaatgacatatatatagGTTTTCAAATGAAAGTATAATTCGATGCAGCTgcagaaaaaaatgtacattgaTATACACCAGGTAACTGCGgtatttcatgtacatgtaagcaTCATTCGAATAGCGAGTTGTTTCATAGAACGGACATATTATATCGGAAGTACTTGTAGGCGCTTCTTTAGCTGTAAATAACACGAATGCTAAACGATATTAATCGAAATTTTGGGGTTGAATTTGGCTTTCATTCAAACAATTTGGTTTGGAAATTTATCCATTTAAGATGGTTGTTTCATGAAGTAGATATTTTATTCTCTCTTCTGCCAAAGCTTTGAAGAATAAAATCAAACTTATcgtttttctaaaataaaaaaccaGCATTCGTCTGAGGTAAATCCGCCTCGTTAATAAATATCTTCAACAATTATTTTGTGTCTAACAATACCGCTGAAGGTGCCGTACACTTGACAACACACAGagtacatgtaaaatgtttttggCCAAAGCATTTTAGTCTCGTTCTAGTCTATATGTAGTTATTCTTCACTACTTTCAGTAATTTAAAGGCGTTTCGTATATAGAGAACTTTGCTTTTATTTTTCACTCCATATTTTCCCGTTCAAAAATAACCTAAATGTCAATATCTTTACTcttgaaataaataacaatgtttaatcaatgcatatttaacacaaaaatcaatGTAATGTTGATGAGTGAGGTTATTTATGTTGTTATTTGTAAAGCTAATACAATTCATTATAATTCATTCGTAACTTCAAGTGGTAAAATGTTCAGAAACATATTTCAAATCCTTGAAGAGCTTGAGGCACTGTCATGATTCAAGCATCTGAATGAAACTCTCATGAGTTCTTTCCTGTaagctacatgtattataaagtGACTTTTTTTCAAAGATGTTTTCTTTCATCTAAATATGCATAAAGCATAAAAGTAAGAGCTAGTACAGTGTGTTGTTGCAAACAAATATAAAACGTCACACTTGTTTGTAAATGCCTTTGAAAGATTTCGAtagttttttcttcaaaacGTATGGCATCACATATTATCGATAAAAAGAACATGTAAAATGCTTGCCTAGTTATGATAACGCTattctaataattattattcagAATAAAACTGACATGATCAGAAATGTTATTCATGTAATGTTTTACAGGTGGTACCATCGATATCACAGTACATCAAGTACAGGAGGATGGGTCTCTAAAGGAGATACACAAAGCCAATGGTGGTGATTGGGGAGGTACGAAAGTAGATAACGCCTACCAGGCCTTACTGACCGGTATCATCGGAGATAAAGGATTTGCCAAATTCTGTAAAGAGAATAAAGGAGATATGATCGACTTGTTCAGAGattttgaaatcaagaaacgcACTATTAAATCATTccctgatgatgatgatgcgaAAGTAAACTTCAAAATTCCAGCTTCTATGAACAAAAGGAGAGACATCCAAAAGACTGTCAAATCAAAGTTCAAGAAAGATTTTTCCGTTACCAGCGACAAGCTTAGGGTCGCTGGACATATCGCCAGAAATCTCTTCAACGACCCGGTAATGCACATCATCGATCATTTGAAAACAATAATGAGTGAGGATCAAGCTGTTGGAATCAAAGCCATCATGCTGGTTGGAGGTTTTTCGGAATCACCCGTTCTCCAGTCTAAGGTCCGAGAAGCCTTTCCTGATATACGAATGGTTGTTCCACCAGAAGCAGGGCTGGCGGTACTCAAAGGCGCGGTCATTTTCGGGCACGAACCGGAAACTATTACCACAAGAATTTCCAAATATACATATGGAATAGATACATCAGTAAAATTTGAAGAGGGTGTTCACGATCCTGCTAAACTGTTCACAACATCCTATGGGGAAGACAGGTGTGAGTGCATTTTTGCCATCCATGTCTGTATTGGAGACAGCATAGATATAGACAAGCCTCAAGCACGGGAAAGATATAAAGTTAACGAACCTGATCAAAAGGTGGCCACACTGAAAGTCTACGTATCTACACAGAAAGATCCCATGTACACAACAGATCCTGGCTGCCTCAAGATTGGAGAACTCCGCATAGATATGGCCGATACATCTAGAGGATTAGAAAGGGGAGTCGATGTACGGATGATATTTGGAAACACTGAACTCGAAGTGCAGGCCACCGATATATTTACCGGAGAAAGCGTCACAGCAGCATTTGACTTTTTGAAGTAATTCGATCAGGTTCAAATTCTCTTCAAAGCTATTGTTATTATTACGGAAATTTAGATAACCAGTATCATGTTTGCAAAACATAATAAGAAATGACATTTATATAAGGAAGTATAACTATTCGAACGTACACAACGTTTTCCCCGCATTTTTCTTCATAAACGTTTGTCATCATCAGTTGATTTATACAATGGACTATTGTAAATCCGTTAATGAATTAAACACATACAGatataacaaattttgtaagatgatataattcaatttgatTTACGCTATACAAGCATTTCctacttaaaaaaataataaccgTGCTCAGCTGTGCGCTAGtcatttttatatgttttaataatggtttgttATCAAAAAATCATGGAGTGATAACATGATTATATGAACATTTTCTATTGTTTGcctaacattttgattttatgttATGAGGCGTCAGTCGGTCCataaacatttcctttaaatcacttctaTTCATAGATTTCTGCACGGGTTATTACTATATTTGGCCAGAAGAATCCTGGAGAatgggaacagagtttgtataaaatcATTACTCTGGGTTCTCTGGTGCAGGAGTTATTGGGCCAAGCAATCAAATTAGAAGAACGAGGAAATAAACGGGGGCCCTGCATTCAGAACATGTATTTCTTTGTACTAGTAGACTCCGATGAGCGGTATAGGCCCTCTGATTCTCATAATTGTAAATAGGTCATATACTTAAACAATTTGGGTTTTAATATGATGCTTTCTGTCAATAAAATCTGTTTAAAAACTCTTCGTTTCAAAAAGCACAAAATGCTAAGAAATTAAACAATGTATGATTTCAGATTACTCCGTGGGAGATATTGAATTACAAAGAAATCATAGCAGAATCAAACTTTGACACGAAAGCAATGTTTGAACAGAAGAAGTACCGAGATGAATTCTCTGTCATCATCACGAAAATAAGTTTATAAATGacatatttcatgtaaaataaaaatcaccaTAGACCACGTACCTTGAACCAGTGACCATGGTCATTGCATTATCAGTTCATGGTTGTTTATAGTTAGTGCTCAACATTATGAAGTAAAAATTTCAGTTAAATGGTTTCTCTTAtacgtatatatttatatatataaaaacatttaaaagtacATAGTTGAGGAATATAACAACTACATAATTaaactgtatgtatatgatcaataAACAGTGTTTATATGGTCCTAAAAGGGGAGTATAAAGAATTGTCATCCTATtttaggtatatcattaaacgtTGTGTAATATATAAGGAAAGCGTTAACAACACAGTAGTTATAACATTTAGATCATTGAGGCATTATGCAAACATATCGCTATAGAACGCAAACACTATGAACACTGACTGAGTAAATCTTCATTCTTAACTATCttaattttttatgtatatactgCAGATATATTTGCACATATATGGTGGTTGCGATGGGATTTGTTTCTCAATTACAGACAGTAACACTAATGTAATCGCAATTTCGTAAAagcaatataatataaatatatatttacatttacttgtcacttgTACTATATAAACTTACGAAGGCAAAGtgaattataatattatgtgGGTATAACttacacccaaaacgtgactattatgacgtcactaatgttgacctGTTGACTTCAACTGATCATCGTCAAAATGACTATTCCATCTCGTgtattaaatcgtcgttgataaacggttttcctggtctagcttaaacaatgtttatGCAGACAcccaaaatgagttgataatgtaataCAGGCATTAAACTATCTACTAATGACATCTATGGTCTAAATAGATGGCAACCAGAAGATAGTTTAATACTTAAGCATgtattttagttttattatgGAGAATCCAGAATAGAAATCAActgttttataaaatgttatatcaaGTAATTATTAACGATGCACGGTCTGTCATAATTTGGGATATGAAGTGGGATATGAAATCTCACGGGCAATAAAGTCTTGGGAACGTACATGTAGTAGGGCCTATGGGATGGATAGCAATTTGAATGAATGTTTATTATCCGGGAAAACACTACTTTTATCCGCATTTTGTTGAATCGTCGTCGCATAAAATAGATGAATCAAACCCTTGTAGCTTGTTTGTCTTGGTAAACTTTTAACATCGATATTGAATTAGATTGCTGAAATAGAGTGAATCTTACAACATTTTATCAGATGCACAATTTGTATTTCGTCCTGGATTGAACAAGATTGATGATATTCGCATTAtattaaacaattacaaaatattttagcaATATCAAACGTCTAAATTGTTTTTTCGTTGATTTTCAAAAAGCGTGTAGATCGTATGAATTTATGGTTTAAATCATTAATGTTGGGAATATGAGGGAAATTCCTCAGATTGATTCATACCGTTTATGGGCATGTGAAATAACGTGTAAGTCTGAAGAGCAAATATGAATTTCCATGTTCAGGAgtataattcaaaaataaatttcaaagtaTCCAAATTCAACTATCAAACTTAGGCCGGAAAGTCATGTTTGTTCTATTCAAAAAATCTAATGATATGAAACTAAATATTGAAACtaattcaattattattattctaatacatatatatcgtCACCGTAAGATATTACATGTGCAATGACACCAACTACTCGTAGCTTCCATTAGAACTAAGTTGTTTCCAATGTATGTGCAAATGTTAATGCACTCTTAGGctgaattgtcccttttatGACGCAACGTTAAACAGGCAGTAAAGCTTTGTATTTTAaggatacaaaaaaaaaacacatcatGAGTAGACAAACAGCTATAAAGGCATTATGAATATTGTGAAAAAAGTCCATCATAAAACTACATGCTATATTGAACACGAAGAGTTTCCCATGCCACGTTCTGTTTGGGAAAGTACCAGCTGCATTGcctttaaaacattataaaaggCATTAATTGAGTCTCGTTTGTTATTAAAAGGACAGCAACATCTTCAGAATGTGGTTACTCACTTTTATCTTAAGCGGTAAGACATTTTTTGGCTTATGTGCATATTTCTACATAATTTATCTAAATGTTATAGGAATATTGCTTTATGTAAGTTCCTCTGGTTGTTAGAATTAAATGAAGTTTTGTGACTTTAATTATTAATGTGAGATTAATTACACAAATAGTCTttatcatatcttatataattatattattatattatataatatcatttcTTAAGCTTATAAATTAAATCGAAATAAATGTTATTGATATCGTCTAAGCATGAGAgaaagatttattttttcatatttcaatttatagaaatgtataagttacaaaatcatcttttttgtgctaactattattacattaattttgtacTATTACATTTGTACGGCGGCGTATAAGGGCAActatacaatttcatttatcttgtacatacaagttagtatcttgtacgaacaagttattatcttgtgcGTACAggttaatatcttgtacgttcAACTTATAGTATCTTGTTCCTACAAGTTGAGTtggatactaacttgtacgtacaagttagtatcttgttcCTACAAGTTGAGTtggatactaacttgtacgtacaagatactaacttgtacgtacaagatactaacttgtacgtacaagatagtaacttgtacgtacaagatactaacttgtacgtacaagataataacttgtacgtacaagataataacttgtacgtacaagattaataaaattttgtagtggccctaatacgccgccgtttatttgtgattgtaaataaacaatataaaattttTCGAGCTAAtcataaaaggtttttttttttaaatacaaacatagataaaaacattacactaatgtttcattttgaaaGCATGGAAATATGTCGTATGCAACAACATAAAGCATACAACATGGTTGTTGTATGTGTTCAGATGGATGGTTTTGGACACAGGGACTTGGTACGAATAGAAAATAGAGATGTGTCGAACCATAGACTGTTAGTTGGAATATGCCAATCTTTCCAAGGGTGCAATGCGGTCCCCACAATTCCACAtgaatgtggggaccgcaatgaatTCTGGGGGAGAATGTGGATATGTACCAAGTCCTCGTGAGTTTTGGAGATATGCTGTACAGTCACAGTGTAATTCGTGTATCGATAACATAACATAATGAAATGTTAGCCTTAAAGCATGTAATTACACTTACTGTTTTCATAGCGGTCAATGCACATGCtattacattgtaaacatggacACGCAGCTAGTTGTACCTTTACGATTTTGCAATCTCTTTCAATATTCGTTTGAAAAGGTTAtaccgtctttgcatattacagagtgaCATCTCGCAAACTTTTGAATGCTTAGTAAGCCTGTCGTCTGATAAGTAATTACGTTAACATATATAGGTCAATTAATTTACAAAAGACAAAAATGTTTGAagttttttatctaaaattattaattaatgtatataaatattaaaactattGTAGGTGTTTATACAGTGTAGCTTAACATTTCGATTGATAATGTTCCTCTGTTATCGTCACGGTAAGTCTTTGGTCTGTATGCTATTAACAGGAtttttaaacaatgaaaaacacTGCAAATACGTATATTGGGACTTAAAATAATATCCCCTCTATCTTAAGGATGTCTTGCTTTACCGGATATATCCAATCCCCGTCATCCGAATCAAGAAACGACAGACCAAGTCTTCAAGGTACGTCACTAACCATTTTCATCCCTGTCGAATggtaattacatttgtatattttgatgaaaGAAATACGCCCAAACTTGCTTAACAACCTCCTCTGTATTAAGTACACCTGTATCTGCTTAGTATAACCACTCGGGATCGGAAATTATAAATTACACTCACAATAAAATTCGACCCGGACCACTTTGATATAAAGACCATTTTGTGCTGGTAGCTCTGTGATCCTTATAGACAGCATTGACTGTAAGTAGTAAATTActtcagtaaaacatgttacGTTCATTATTATCCTCATTATATTTGAATACAGAAGTACTGATTGTGGTTGCATCCAAAAGAAACTACTGATTTTATGTATTTCTATATGTTTtttcgatatacatgtataaaaataaagaaatgcaAATGATGATTATTGATATGTTATGCTTTGTCGGGAATATATTATGTTAAATTAGTTGAAAACATGATCATAACAGCttaatacaaatacatgttaGGAAATGCATCTATTTAAGATGTATAAGAATACATATTTTGTTATCTAATTGTATTCGAAGCATCATTTTGGCATTTACTATGTTACAACCCACTTGAAAAATTCATACACTTTGAAGAAATATTTCGAAGTGGGTTAAATATGGTGCAAGTAAACGCAgttagaaatattttcaaagtaCGTTGTAACAGACGTACTAAAACAATAGAACGAACTGGGTTGTGGGAAttaacacaatttttttttctacagaattttttttttgtgatgatAAGTATATTTCCAACGGTAAACTATTAGTTTTGGCAACACGTTTTAATAATCTCGCCAAATTATCTTTTtctattaaaattataaattaagtCAAAGAACGTTTTGTTTAGGTATGCACCTAGGTGTTTTATATTTGGTGATATTGGAATGTTGGTGGTCTGCAGGCTACGTTTGGAATACAAAGTAAAATTGTTGGAGGAAGAGAGACAACTATAAGTCAGCACCCTTGGCAGGCCGCATTGAATGTGAATGGCAATTTCATCTGTGGCGCCATCATTCTAGCTTCCAACTTCGTTCTTACAGCTGCTCACTGCATAGGCGCTGACATAAGGTTTGTTTATGTACAAGGGCACCAATCTACGTCATCAAACGTCCATTATTTTGTATCGCCTCTTCGGCTTATGTTCCATATCATTATCTTTATCAACCGTTGATGTGAAAAAGACCAAACGCGGAGATGAAgttatgtttcattttatttggtTCACAAAATGTCTGATTTGTGAGTTTACGTCACCCGTTTCACACAGGTGAGCACCAATATGACGAACACTAGTATGAGATATGGACGGATTTATCTAACACATCACATCCTACATTATGTTGAATAGATAAGATGATACGTCCCTTCAGTGTGTTTGTCGGATTTTTTCACACTAACGTTCACGCTAACGGTGgctaaaatgataaaatgatacaCTTACCGGGGAGGCGTTAAAGTTACAGTACATTCTCTCCTTCCCTCTAACTACAGCCAGTTGATGACGTAGATCGGTACTCATGGAATACCTTTAAGTATTCTTAAAATAGTTAGTTATtgcttttaaataatattttgatctccttgatgtttatatacaatatcTGATTCTATCCGTGATACCAATCTCATTCAAAACGAGGTAAGTAAGTgttatctacatgtaccacacGATTATCCATTACACGTCTTCAGTTTTAGGTAGTGCTTAACGAAGATGAGTACCTCTATTTGCCGTGTAATCACGTTTACGCATTATTTAACAATccaaggattgttagattgcatttattggggATATAAATACAATCTGGatggcagataaatattcatagcgcCCGTAACGCGCGGAATcacatggtgtcagtaaacaagactcacattcatttatgtagataatactacaccaagtctaggctgcatttattggctcataatgcatatcacgattatcattagagtaataggagtcgcagtggcaaaatgtaaatataaacttatGTGTTCAAGTCTTAAAAACACGTTTATTGCGTCATTACTCACCTGTATCCGTTGACATGGGGTATTATGGTGTGCAATAAATTATTCTTGGGCGGCTCGACGGCACTGAATATGAGAACAATGATCTTCCGCGCTACTTACCAACTTATCAGCAAATTGCTTATCCTTCActcattattgttttattgtttgatatttatgttttcCATCGCATTGGATCATAAATATTACCTACAATGTCACTAGTGAGCTAGCATGtttcaagtaaaaaaaaatgtccattATACCACAGTCGGGCAAAACACACGAATGCTGTCCTGAAGTAACTTTAGCTGTTTACggtaattaaatataatcagTCACTAAACCAATTAGCACTTGTTGTTTTCTTCAGCTTAGCATTCAATATACGATGAGTGAAACGACTTGTTACATGTAACACATTGCCATTATATTATGAGCAGCTAGAGTATAATGGCAATTTTATCGTCGGGGACACGTGTGATAACACTATATTGTTTATTCGATTATTTTCTTAAGTTAAAATACAaatgagattaaaaaaaatatatttctataatcttttttgaaacattaCCTTGTCTAAGGTAGCTATTTTCAATTTCTCAACCAACATTTCAACATACGCTTACCGACCGTATATGAGGCACTAAATCAACACACGTGAGCTCAGTCTACACACCTGTATCACCTGACAATTGTGCATATACCACTAACACAAACTTATCTTCAACGAATAAAGGGTATTGTCTTAGCGCGATAAGATACTTTTGCATCTAAGCTGTCTTAACAAAGTAACGAATTATTACCAAATAATAATCCGTCCGTTTCAAACGTATAAACGCGTAACACCTACAAACTCGGAACAAGCTCATTCAAGTTATCTTTCTTTTACTTTGTTATGTTTctttcaatttaaatgaagtagAGTTTCTTCCTCGAGTGCTTTTCTATGTCTGGTGTATATTGAAGTGATTTATTCCTTGCATTAATTTTAACTGGGTATTTTGGAGGTTAAGCTGACAATGAAAACTTCAGGTGAGTATACAATTAATTTTCTGTTTGGTAATATGTTATCGGGACAGGTGTAAATGAGACCAGCTTATGGTCAGTTTAGAATGAACGTACGATGACAAATGGTGGCCTTGGATACGACAGGACCATAATCAGAGAATATCTCGGAAATTATTTTCGAATCGTCATATCTACTAATTGTTTTAATCTCAAACCCATACTTTTTATCATTCAATGTCAGCTTTAGGGACCAGCGATCCCCCTGCTTAGACATAAACATCTTTTCGTATGCCGTTGTAATTCACCAAAATAAGTTGTTATGACAAAAATGCAGCTACATTGTACCTTAAAGCGTTGTACCTGTCATCCGCAAAATTATATTCCCATGATTATATCGTTGTTAATTCGCTGTGAAAGTACGAGTGTTTActaatagataaatatacaaacattcaaattcatgtttttatttcattcacaTGGAAAACAATATCTGAAGATACAATACACTCTTGTCGTTGTACAATCTAGGTATAAAGAGTATAGGAAAaccaaataaaattaaatcttGTGTATCAGTtgaatgataatatttttttaattccagTGCTTATTCTGTCCACGTGGGCAGTTCCATGATCACGGGGACAGGGGGTTCGACACACAACGTTATCGATGGAATTCTGGTAAATAAACTCTTTTCACACATTTACAATTCCTTACTGCGGAAAATGTGAATGCAAACTAAAAAATTAAGAAGAtttcttaaattaaaatttaatctaTATTCTGTTTTAATCCCTTATTCCAATTTGAATTTATGTTATAAATGTGCCGGTACAAACTGTGAGTACAGAATATTGACTTTTATCTGATGTTTTGTCCTCCAGTTATAAGGTCACTATATTCAGATCATACATCTGAGGAGGAGGATAAATTTATTcgatatttttcatattttttttttataaaaagatgACTATACCTAAATGTAATACCATCTTTTTAGGTTATTTTCACTAAATTTCCAAAACATCTCTTGATAGTCCTCTGGATTATTTATAACGATTCTTTCACTTGTATGCCGAAGACCAACTTACACAAAATGTTAGGTTATGTCGCGGCAaaaagttagtttacagtaagACTTTAAACTTTCTGCCTATTTTTTTAGTACAAATTTCGATTTTAGCACGAAGACTTTTATAACGGTATAATGCCAGACGGTATAGCATATCCAAACGACATAGCTGTATTGAAGCTCATAAATCCAATTAGCTTCAACTCAAACAAACAGCCAATCAATCTGACCAATGTGACAAACTCCGTCCTGGCAGGCTATCGTGAGGAGGATTGTGCAATAACTGGATGGGGGAGAATCGTAGGAGGCGGTAAGTAATCTACAGGTGCACCTGTCTATAACGTCCTTCAAGACCGACCAATACAATGGTCTATTTGAACAATAAACTGTCTTCCTAAGGCATTTATGGAACAATGTTAGGgggctttgcagacaatcttcataaatTCTTCATTATGAAATGATTGTCTGCAAATGTGGTCTTAACACACAGTGCAAATGTTGAAATTGATAACTTAGGACCTtggaagaaaataaaatgacacGGAAAACATGTAAGAACTATTAAAGAACAATAGATCGTTTTACTTGTATGAAGGGAGATTAAATTGTCACAAAAATGGTTTTTACGTagtgtttgtttatattagtgAATCACGATAATTTCGCATTTCTTAATATACTaagatacaaaatattaccaaatTAAAAGTTTTCAATATCATTTGTTATTAATAAATGCAATTGCAATCAAGTTAGCACACTCACTATTGGAGACGCATGTGATTTCTTCCAATTTAAATGACGAAATATTCATAATGCATTTTCATGGATGAATAAGCTTAGTTTTAAGCcgtcattttattatttatttaatattttcaaagtttATTTCAGCACGGGGCAAACACATGGTATCTAAATTAGATCTTTCTATGTCACAATGAgtgtatatcaatattgtttAACAGTTTAGtgaattctatatatatatataggttctttttgtgataattttaaGTGAGACTCTATGAAACGAATcttaaaaggtttttttttatgtttacgAGCCTTGAcgagtaaaataaaaaaaaaagaaactacGTTTTGACGAGTTGAGTTTCATAAAGTCTCATATTTAAAGAAcacaaaaagatattttttgaaACATAACCATGACatctttcattttaaaaaaaattcaacgCTTGAGTACGCGGAGGCAACCATGGTAGACCTCCGTTCGCCATTTTTCCgactttctcactttatttaaTTTGCTATTGCCATACCGTGACGTGGATTTAAGAAGTATTCATTAAGAATTCTGTTTCTTATACTTT of Argopecten irradians isolate NY chromosome 7, Ai_NY, whole genome shotgun sequence contains these proteins:
- the LOC138327631 gene encoding heat shock 70 kDa protein 12A-like; amino-acid sequence: MASSKNHLIVAAIDFGTTYSGYAFSTRDDHNRDPLNVSANNWNSGSGGLISQKTSTCVLFKPNREFDSFGYEAENKYADLALDKKHSGWRYFRRFKMKLYENKLLNRAFELEDDQGSKMPAMKVFSSSIWYMRTQLMKTCRNRYSDIEDSDILWVLTVPAIWSDASKQFMREAAVEAGIKDCNLKLALEPEAASLYCKYIPNEKGDEGMSSFSCGSKYLVLDAGGGTIDITVHQVQEDGSLKEIHKANGGDWGGTKVDNAYQALLTGIIGDKGFAKFCKENKGDMIDLFRDFEIKKRTIKSFPDDDDAKVNFKIPASMNKRRDIQKTVKSKFKKDFSVTSDKLRVAGHIARNLFNDPVMHIIDHLKTIMSEDQAVGIKAIMLVGGFSESPVLQSKVREAFPDIRMVVPPEAGLAVLKGAVIFGHEPETITTRISKYTYGIDTSVKFEEGVHDPAKLFTTSYGEDRCECIFAIHVCIGDSIDIDKPQARERYKVNEPDQKVATLKVYVSTQKDPMYTTDPGCLKIGELRIDMADTSRGLERGVDVRMIFGNTELEVQATDIFTGESVTAAFDFLK
- the LOC138327632 gene encoding chymotrypsin-1-like codes for the protein MWLLTFILSGCLALPDISNPRHPNQETTDQVFKATFGIQSKIVGGRETTISQHPWQAALNVNGNFICGAIILASNFVLTAAHCIGADISAYSVHVGSSMITGTGGSTHNVIDGILHEDFYNGIMPDGIAYPNDIAVLKLINPISFNSNKQPINLTNVTNSVLAGYREEDCAITGWGRIVGGGALPDMLQVTNVKILTDDDCRRIPFIKDYLNGTIHICVDGEDESGGCNGDSGGPLACKVGDGYELAGVTSFLMGSCLTSYPTVYAETHHFRSWIKEAMINLSL